One window of Mucilaginibacter inviolabilis genomic DNA carries:
- the rlmH gene encoding 23S rRNA (pseudouridine(1915)-N(3))-methyltransferase RlmH, whose protein sequence is MKITFLTVGKTEDAYLKEGIDKYVKRLKHYTKLELVEINELKNTKALSAEQQKAKEAELILKKVTPLDHLILLDEKGIEYSSTQFAAYINKKEISSSANMIFVIGGPYGFDQSVYQRANDKISLSRMTFSHQMVRLFFVEQLYRAYTIIKGEPYHHE, encoded by the coding sequence ATGAAGATCACTTTTTTAACCGTTGGTAAAACAGAAGATGCTTATTTAAAAGAAGGTATCGACAAATATGTAAAGCGCCTGAAGCATTACACCAAATTGGAATTGGTTGAAATTAATGAATTAAAAAACACCAAAGCCCTGAGCGCCGAGCAGCAAAAGGCCAAGGAGGCCGAACTGATACTTAAAAAAGTGACCCCGCTTGACCACCTTATATTACTGGATGAAAAGGGTATTGAGTATTCATCAACCCAATTTGCAGCTTATATCAATAAAAAAGAGATCAGTTCATCGGCCAATATGATATTTGTGATTGGCGGCCCTTATGGTTTTGACCAATCCGTTTACCAACGTGCTAACGATAAAATATCCCTGTCGCGTATGACATTCTCGCATCAGATGGTGCGTCTGTTTTTTGTGGAACAATTATACCGCGCCTATACTATTATTAAAGGTGAACCTTATCATCACGAGTGA
- a CDS encoding MutS-related protein, with translation MQQDIINDYQQRAAAAGQEAGKYKKLANTYSLLRLSIFALVVVAIYVAVQFDNFSIVAAAFVLLVFAFAWLVARQSKYERQKQYFDDLQRVNLNEIDNIQTHANIYNDGARFANEKHYYTADLDIFGNASLYQLVNRTATSTGNNKLAQWFDKPSAKEIILPRQAAVQEIAAKNNWKLDIQTRLIFALKQDANQLPNLFKYLHMSLNMPGEKWLGRYTKIAPYLFTGLLVLAWFFPVVKLVPILVGIINMSLVFSKAAYITKADLIAGKIGNTLANYADVFERIEEEKWQAVYNSDLAQQLKIGQTSNKIKELASLINKLNYHLNMIIAFVLNLFFLWDIRQVIAIENWKRQNNESLEAAFEVIAEFEALLSLAGLAINYPEWNFPQIDDREAYTLTAQELAHPLIDATKRIENDYELNDAFKIDIITGSNMAGKSTFLRTIGINTVLALCGAPVCAKSMQVSVITIISYMRIKDSLNESTSTFKAELDRLQMLLAAVENEPKIFFLIDEMLRGTNSVDKYLGSKAVIEQLIAKKAVGMVATHDLQIAQLETKYPDYVRNFYFDIQVKDGEMLFDYKIKHGECKTFNASLLLKQIGINVEAGE, from the coding sequence ATGCAACAAGATATTATTAATGATTATCAGCAACGGGCAGCAGCAGCCGGCCAGGAAGCTGGTAAGTATAAAAAACTGGCTAATACTTACTCCCTGCTGCGGCTTAGTATCTTCGCGCTTGTTGTAGTAGCTATTTATGTTGCCGTACAGTTTGACAATTTTAGCATTGTAGCTGCTGCATTTGTTCTGCTTGTTTTCGCCTTTGCCTGGCTGGTAGCGCGCCAAAGCAAGTATGAGCGTCAGAAACAATATTTTGACGACCTGCAAAGGGTGAATCTTAATGAAATCGATAATATACAAACCCACGCCAACATTTATAATGATGGAGCACGTTTTGCCAACGAAAAACATTATTACACTGCCGATCTTGACATTTTTGGCAATGCCTCCCTTTATCAACTGGTAAACCGTACCGCCACTTCAACAGGCAATAATAAGCTGGCTCAATGGTTTGATAAACCATCGGCCAAGGAGATTATTCTCCCACGACAAGCCGCCGTTCAGGAGATCGCTGCAAAAAATAACTGGAAACTGGATATCCAAACCCGGCTCATATTTGCCCTTAAACAGGACGCTAACCAACTGCCTAATCTTTTCAAATACCTGCACATGTCCCTGAATATGCCGGGTGAAAAGTGGCTCGGCCGTTACACTAAAATTGCTCCTTACCTGTTCACCGGGTTGCTGGTGCTGGCCTGGTTTTTTCCGGTGGTAAAGTTGGTACCCATTTTAGTAGGTATCATTAATATGAGTCTGGTTTTTTCCAAAGCTGCATACATCACCAAGGCCGATCTGATTGCCGGTAAAATAGGAAATACTCTAGCCAATTATGCTGATGTTTTTGAGCGTATTGAAGAGGAAAAATGGCAAGCCGTTTATAACTCCGATCTTGCTCAGCAGCTCAAAATTGGGCAAACATCCAACAAAATAAAAGAATTGGCTTCACTGATCAATAAGCTCAACTATCACCTCAATATGATCATTGCTTTTGTACTTAATTTATTTTTTTTATGGGACATACGCCAGGTAATAGCCATTGAGAACTGGAAACGTCAGAATAATGAAAGCCTGGAAGCTGCTTTTGAGGTAATAGCAGAATTTGAGGCCCTGCTTAGTTTAGCCGGACTGGCTATCAACTATCCGGAATGGAATTTCCCACAGATTGATGATCGTGAAGCTTATACACTAACAGCCCAAGAACTGGCGCACCCTCTTATTGATGCCACCAAACGCATTGAAAACGATTATGAACTGAATGATGCTTTTAAGATAGACATCATCACCGGATCAAATATGGCGGGTAAGAGCACTTTTTTACGCACCATCGGTATCAATACCGTGCTGGCACTTTGTGGCGCTCCGGTATGTGCTAAAAGCATGCAGGTATCGGTTATTACCATCATTAGTTATATGCGTATTAAAGATTCATTGAACGAAAGTACATCTACTTTTAAGGCCGAGCTTGATCGTCTGCAAATGCTCCTGGCCGCGGTAGAAAATGAGCCTAAGATATTTTTCCTGATAGATGAAATGCTGCGGGGTACAAACTCTGTCGACAAGTACCTGGGATCAAAAGCGGTAATTGAACAGCTGATTGCCAAAAAAGCAGTAGGCATGGTGGCCACACACGATTTGCAAATAGCTCAATTGGAAACTAAATATCCTGATTACGTACGTAATTTTTATTTCGATATCCAGGTTAAAGATGGCGAAATGCTGTTTGATTATAAGATAAAACACGGCGAGTGTAAAACATTTAACGCATCGCTGCTGCTTAAACAAATCGGCATCAATGTAGAAGCTGGAGAATAG
- a CDS encoding outer membrane beta-barrel family protein — protein MKRFYILIALFCFALSAKAQFGVGGSGPTTTGRISGTVIDSVTKKPMDYTTVGLYRSGGKSPITGVVTDEKGNFKLDNIKPGSYKLVISFIGYPAKTIDPVVTTASKPDNKVGNVLLAPGAHALAQVNVVGQAPLIENKIDKIVYNAEKDLTAAGGNATDVLQKVPLVAVDINGNVSVRGDANVRVLINGKPSGATSANLSDVLKTIPADQIKSIEVVTSPSAKYDAEGSGGIINIITKQKNISGISGSVSGGVGTRQNNGNVNLNYNKNRFSLGINAGGNLTWPQTSLTTFDQVLKDAAGNPLVHNFNNSSSRIKRHGAIGSVTAGYEFNAFNSINSTFRLNDGGFNVDGSGVNNIDNHISPIQYFSKNMSHNHFGGFDWSIDYTHKFKKEGEEITVSGQWSHSIITTDYTNLFTAQNPSQTGDNNGKNNEYTLQLDYTLPVNKVLKIEAGGKTIQRRINSNYDIFDTDNNGNNAQRDSLNSNLYDYTQNVYAGYTVLTFTLPKSWSILAGGRVENTRIKGDPQNPFQDANSNLFQNLQPFSSSYTTYIPSLTIQKQFGNQTLKLSYSKRITRPSLQFLNPFINRSNIQNQSVGNPNLAPEVSQTVELGYNTFIKSSVLNFSVYYKRTNDLIEGIADTLTETIRNQTVHATRTVYQNIGRNNSFGASFFGSVNPIKPLTIRASINGYTYSPTIFDQYVNSASKVGTYFQFSAFGSASYQFKGDFLAELFGFTNSARRTIQGTNPAFGIYAFGIKKQFMKRKLAIGFNTVQPFARDKHFDQNISSASFTQSSSTAFPFRSFGLTFSYSFGKTTFSNPNQQKKGVNNDDQKQGDQGGGQGGPSGGR, from the coding sequence ATGAAACGTTTTTACATACTTATAGCTCTTTTTTGTTTTGCACTTTCGGCGAAAGCCCAGTTTGGTGTAGGTGGGAGCGGGCCAACAACTACGGGCCGCATATCGGGTACCGTAATTGACTCAGTTACCAAGAAACCAATGGATTACACTACGGTAGGTTTATACCGCAGCGGAGGGAAATCGCCTATTACCGGTGTAGTGACCGACGAAAAAGGTAATTTTAAATTAGATAACATCAAACCAGGCAGTTACAAACTGGTGATATCTTTTATCGGTTACCCGGCAAAAACAATTGACCCGGTAGTAACTACTGCGTCAAAACCTGATAATAAAGTGGGTAACGTGTTGCTGGCTCCAGGCGCTCATGCCCTGGCACAGGTAAATGTGGTTGGTCAGGCTCCGCTGATAGAGAACAAAATTGATAAAATTGTTTACAATGCCGAGAAAGATCTTACCGCTGCAGGTGGTAATGCGACGGATGTATTGCAGAAAGTACCATTAGTAGCGGTGGATATTAACGGTAACGTATCGGTACGTGGCGATGCAAACGTGCGTGTATTGATCAATGGCAAGCCATCAGGCGCTACATCGGCTAATTTATCAGATGTGTTAAAAACCATCCCTGCCGATCAGATCAAGAGCATTGAGGTAGTAACTTCTCCGTCGGCTAAGTACGATGCCGAAGGTTCTGGAGGTATTATCAACATCATCACTAAACAAAAAAATATATCAGGCATAAGCGGCTCGGTAAGCGGTGGTGTAGGTACACGTCAAAATAACGGTAACGTTAACCTTAACTATAACAAGAATCGCTTTAGTTTAGGTATCAACGCCGGTGGTAACTTAACCTGGCCTCAAACATCATTAACTACCTTTGACCAGGTACTGAAAGATGCGGCCGGTAATCCATTGGTGCACAACTTTAATAATTCCAGCAGTCGTATTAAAAGGCATGGTGCTATCGGTTCCGTTACCGCAGGTTATGAGTTTAACGCCTTTAACAGCATTAACAGTACGTTCAGATTAAATGATGGCGGTTTTAATGTTGATGGTAGTGGTGTTAATAATATCGACAACCATATTTCACCAATACAGTATTTCAGCAAAAACATGTCGCACAACCATTTTGGTGGTTTTGACTGGAGTATAGACTACACCCACAAGTTTAAAAAAGAGGGTGAGGAAATAACCGTATCCGGGCAGTGGAGCCATAGTATCATCACCACAGATTATACCAACTTGTTTACAGCGCAGAACCCAAGCCAAACAGGCGATAACAATGGTAAAAATAATGAGTACACGCTTCAGTTAGATTATACCCTACCGGTAAATAAGGTACTAAAGATTGAAGCCGGTGGTAAAACCATACAACGTCGAATAAACAGTAATTACGATATATTTGATACAGACAACAACGGTAACAACGCTCAGCGCGATTCGTTAAACTCCAACCTGTATGATTATACGCAGAATGTATATGCAGGATACACGGTGTTAACTTTTACATTACCCAAAAGCTGGTCGATATTAGCAGGTGGCCGTGTTGAAAATACCCGGATAAAGGGCGATCCGCAGAATCCGTTCCAGGATGCTAACAGTAACCTGTTCCAGAATCTGCAACCGTTTTCGTCAAGTTACACTACTTATATCCCAAGCTTAACTATCCAAAAGCAATTTGGCAATCAAACACTTAAATTGTCGTACAGCAAACGTATAACCAGGCCCAGCCTGCAGTTCCTGAATCCGTTCATTAACCGCAGCAATATCCAGAACCAGAGTGTAGGTAATCCTAATCTTGCTCCTGAGGTTTCACAAACGGTGGAGTTAGGTTATAATACCTTCATTAAATCGTCGGTATTGAACTTTTCGGTTTATTATAAAAGAACTAATGACCTGATAGAAGGTATTGCCGATACGTTGACCGAAACCATCCGCAACCAAACTGTTCATGCTACCCGTACAGTTTACCAAAACATTGGCCGTAACAATTCATTCGGCGCCAGTTTCTTTGGTTCGGTAAATCCTATCAAACCTTTAACTATAAGGGCCAGTATTAACGGTTATACTTATAGCCCAACTATATTTGATCAGTATGTCAACAGTGCTTCAAAAGTGGGCACTTATTTCCAATTCTCGGCATTTGGAAGCGCATCATACCAGTTTAAAGGTGATTTCCTGGCAGAGTTATTTGGCTTTACCAATTCGGCACGCCGTACCATACAAGGTACCAACCCTGCATTTGGTATTTATGCATTTGGTATCAAAAAGCAATTCATGAAAAGGAAACTGGCCATTGGCTTTAATACCGTACAGCCATTTGCCCGCGATAAACACTTTGACCAAAATATCAGCAGTGCCAGCTTTACGCAAAGCAGCTCAACCGCGTTTCCGTTCCGTTCATTTGGTTTAACGTTTAGCTACAGCTTTGGTAAAACTACCTTCAGCAATCCTAATCAACAGAAAAAAGGCGTTAATAACGACGACCAGAAACAAGGTGATCAGGGTGGAGGCCAAGGTGGCCCATCTGGCGGCAGGTAA
- a CDS encoding acyltransferase family protein — protein sequence MVIFLSIDRLLYLSLNMTERDTSKGHIQQVDYIRAIASLAVALFHLGGKALPVLKYGWLGVHMFFLLSGFIICWSMPADYTWKMSGRFVGKRITRIEPPYIISIGLAIVMNFIVLSHYKPDWFNIACHLAYLNSFLGKPYLSPVYWTLGIEFQFYLFVALCFPWLHSKWGPWFLLVLCIVPTVVNVPGGLLFGVFPVFGLGILYYLYLKKIAGINTVLFLSVLIVVCCIYTVGWLPAGMALFTLLLLIAPLKSYAVVSFFSKISFSLYLTHDMVGSRLVVYMGTKLPKTVLFKGIEFLTGIVVSILFAYLFYLLVERPFFKLSKRISYNLISQDQFSE from the coding sequence ATGGTGATATTTCTTAGTATCGACAGGCTTTTATATCTTTCATTAAATATGACTGAACGGGATACCTCCAAAGGACACATTCAACAGGTTGACTATATTAGAGCTATTGCGTCCTTAGCCGTTGCCTTGTTTCATTTGGGGGGAAAGGCTTTGCCTGTTTTAAAATATGGGTGGCTGGGTGTACATATGTTTTTCCTGCTGTCGGGGTTTATCATATGTTGGTCTATGCCTGCGGATTATACCTGGAAAATGAGCGGCCGTTTTGTTGGCAAACGCATTACCCGTATTGAGCCACCCTATATTATTTCAATTGGATTGGCTATTGTAATGAACTTTATAGTGCTGAGTCATTATAAGCCCGATTGGTTTAATATTGCGTGTCATTTAGCTTATCTCAACTCATTTTTAGGTAAACCATATTTAAGTCCGGTGTATTGGACATTAGGAATAGAATTTCAATTTTACCTGTTTGTAGCCTTATGTTTTCCATGGTTACACTCCAAATGGGGGCCATGGTTTTTACTGGTATTATGTATTGTTCCCACAGTTGTAAATGTACCGGGTGGTTTACTGTTTGGCGTTTTTCCGGTGTTTGGCTTGGGTATACTATATTATCTTTATCTGAAAAAAATTGCCGGCATTAATACTGTTTTGTTTCTGAGCGTTTTGATAGTTGTATGTTGTATTTATACAGTAGGCTGGCTGCCCGCTGGGATGGCATTATTTACCCTATTATTATTGATAGCCCCTTTAAAAAGCTACGCAGTTGTCAGCTTTTTTTCAAAGATCTCCTTTTCATTATATCTTACGCATGACATGGTGGGCAGCCGCCTGGTAGTTTATATGGGGACAAAACTTCCTAAAACTGTACTTTTTAAAGGTATTGAGTTTTTGACAGGCATTGTAGTAAGTATCTTGTTTGCCTACCTGTTTTACTTATTGGTTGAAAGACCTTTTTTTAAATTATCAAAGCGCATAAGTTATAACTTGATTAGTCAGGATCAATTTTCAGAATAG